A single window of Pseudoduganella plicata DNA harbors:
- a CDS encoding PP2C family protein-serine/threonine phosphatase — translation MQFSVYQESHIGGRRVNQDRMGYSFTRDALLLVLADGMGGHLRGEAAAQVALQTISALFQQQATPYVKGPERFLQDACMAAHREIHRYAQQQGMPDTPRTTIVVCLIQHNTATWAHCGDSRLYWLRDGCVLARTRDHSHVGNLIEKGKVPESARATHPDRNKLYNCLGAATAPRVDVSPRASLRPGDTMLLCSDGLWAVLDEPDLVDALSTRAVVRAVPELLQAALRRGGEAGDNATGLAITWQGGAGASDVPTEVMTTPSLISTDALPGDLHGSTITPGTGFDPFDEEEIDKAIAEIRGAIEKSSRLLG, via the coding sequence ATGCAATTTTCCGTTTATCAGGAAAGCCATATCGGCGGGCGCAGAGTCAACCAGGACCGCATGGGTTACAGCTTCACGCGCGACGCGCTGTTGCTGGTGCTGGCCGACGGCATGGGCGGCCATCTGCGTGGCGAGGCGGCGGCGCAGGTGGCGCTGCAGACGATTTCCGCCCTGTTCCAGCAGCAGGCCACGCCCTACGTCAAGGGGCCGGAGCGCTTCCTGCAGGATGCCTGCATGGCGGCGCACCGCGAAATCCACCGCTACGCGCAGCAGCAGGGGATGCCCGACACGCCGCGCACGACGATCGTCGTCTGCCTCATCCAGCACAATACGGCCACGTGGGCCCATTGCGGCGATTCGCGCCTGTACTGGCTGCGCGACGGCTGCGTGCTGGCGCGCACGCGCGACCACTCGCACGTCGGGAACCTGATCGAAAAGGGCAAGGTGCCCGAGTCGGCACGGGCCACGCACCCGGACCGCAACAAGCTGTATAACTGCCTGGGCGCAGCCACGGCGCCGCGGGTGGACGTTTCGCCGCGCGCCAGCCTGCGGCCGGGCGACACGATGCTATTATGCTCCGATGGCCTGTGGGCCGTGCTGGACGAACCGGACCTGGTCGATGCATTGTCCACGCGCGCCGTCGTGCGCGCCGTGCCCGAGCTGCTGCAGGCGGCATTGCGCCGCGGCGGCGAAGCGGGCGACAATGCGACCGGCCTGGCCATCACCTGGCAGGGCGGCGCCGGCGCCAGCGACGTTCCGACGGAAGTCATGACGACGCCGTCGCTCATCTCGACCGATGCGCTGCCGGGGGACCTGCACGGCTCGACGATCACGCCCGGCACGGGCTTCGACCCGTTCGACGAGGAAGAGATCGACAAGGCCATCGCCGAAATCCGCGGCGCCATCGAAAAATCATCGCGCTTACTTGGATAA
- a CDS encoding serine/threonine protein kinase, with translation MAAQNNAPLPDGMALAGYRIVKKIASGGFSIVYLAYDGDGNAVAIKEYLPSALALRQAGELAPSVSKNNLAIFRIGLKCFFEEGRALARISHPNVVRVLNFFRANDTVYMVMAYDSGHSLQEFIGRQHAKGGRIGEAFIRQIFTQVLKGLREVHASQLLHLDLKPANIYLRTDGTPMLLDFGAARQTVNTDIPTLQPMYTPGFAAPELYVKTEALGPWTDAYSIGASMFACMAGAPPQPADARRKDDRMDAHFERLRERYSRQLVDLVRWALQVDPLARPQSLFALQKALQEPLQDHAPAAQAIPAPRGLQGLARRLAARWRRPAGAPDTLQP, from the coding sequence ATGGCTGCACAAAACAACGCCCCATTGCCGGATGGGATGGCTTTAGCTGGATACCGCATTGTAAAGAAAATTGCGTCAGGCGGGTTCAGTATTGTTTATCTCGCCTATGACGGCGACGGCAATGCGGTCGCCATCAAGGAGTATCTGCCCAGCGCCCTCGCATTGCGGCAAGCCGGTGAACTGGCGCCCTCCGTATCGAAAAACAACCTCGCCATCTTCCGCATCGGCCTGAAATGCTTCTTCGAAGAGGGCCGGGCGCTGGCGCGCATTTCGCATCCAAATGTTGTGAGAGTGTTGAATTTTTTTCGCGCCAACGACACAGTTTATATGGTCATGGCTTATGACTCCGGTCACTCGCTGCAGGAATTCATCGGCCGCCAGCACGCCAAGGGCGGCCGGATCGGCGAGGCATTCATCCGCCAGATTTTCACGCAGGTGCTCAAGGGCCTGCGCGAGGTGCATGCGAGCCAGCTGCTGCATCTCGACCTGAAACCGGCCAATATCTACCTGCGCACCGACGGCACGCCGATGCTGCTCGATTTCGGCGCGGCGCGCCAGACCGTGAATACCGATATCCCGACGCTCCAGCCCATGTATACCCCCGGCTTTGCCGCGCCAGAGCTGTACGTGAAGACCGAAGCGCTGGGGCCGTGGACGGACGCGTACAGCATCGGCGCGTCGATGTTCGCCTGCATGGCAGGCGCGCCGCCGCAGCCGGCGGACGCGCGCCGCAAGGACGACCGGATGGACGCGCACTTCGAGCGGCTGCGCGAGCGCTATTCGCGGCAGCTCGTCGACCTGGTGCGCTGGGCCTTGCAGGTCGATCCGCTGGCCCGGCCGCAAAGCCTGTTCGCGCTGCAGAAGGCGCTGCAGGAGCCGTTGCAGGACCATGCGCCAGCCGCACAGGCAATACCGGCGCCGCGCGGCCTGCAAGGATTGGCACGGCGGCTGGCGGCGCGCTGGCGGCGTCCCGCCGGCGCACCCGACACCTTGCAGCCGTAG
- a CDS encoding YicC/YloC family endoribonuclease → MTGYAVATSESAAGTLTIEIKSVNSRFLDLQFRINDDLRALEPDLRAAIMAAITRGKVEIRLSFGRKAAGAGTQALNVPLLSELSRLQSEVKSHFAGAQAMSVAELLRWPGVVEEAQIGQDSLQADVAALMGRTVQAFVTSRQREGAALEAMLISRIEAMEAIVKRITPLIPQVVAAFQQKAIERMQEALGLASQGSNSSLSRQDAMERIRQEVILYGIRIDVAEELGRLSAHLSETRHILKKGGQVGKRLDFMMQELNREANTLGAKASVKELADASMELKLLIEQMREQVQNLE, encoded by the coding sequence ATGACGGGCTACGCGGTTGCCACCAGCGAAAGCGCGGCGGGAACTCTGACAATCGAGATCAAGAGCGTCAATTCCCGTTTTCTTGACCTCCAGTTCCGCATCAACGACGACCTGCGCGCACTCGAACCCGATCTGCGTGCCGCCATCATGGCCGCCATCACGCGCGGCAAGGTCGAGATCCGTCTCAGTTTCGGCCGCAAGGCCGCCGGTGCCGGCACCCAGGCGCTCAACGTGCCACTGCTCAGCGAGCTGTCGCGCCTGCAGTCCGAAGTGAAGAGCCACTTCGCCGGCGCCCAGGCGATGTCCGTGGCCGAACTGCTGCGCTGGCCCGGTGTCGTCGAGGAAGCACAGATCGGCCAGGACTCGCTGCAGGCCGACGTCGCCGCGCTGATGGGCCGCACGGTGCAGGCGTTCGTGACCAGCCGCCAGCGCGAAGGCGCGGCGCTGGAAGCGATGCTGATTTCCCGCATCGAGGCGATGGAAGCCATCGTCAAACGCATCACGCCGCTGATTCCCCAAGTCGTGGCAGCGTTCCAGCAAAAGGCCATCGAGCGCATGCAGGAAGCGCTGGGCCTGGCATCGCAGGGCTCCAACAGCAGCCTGTCGCGCCAGGACGCGATGGAGCGCATCCGCCAGGAAGTCATCCTGTACGGCATCCGCATCGACGTGGCCGAAGAGCTGGGCCGCCTGTCGGCGCACCTGTCGGAAACCCGCCACATCCTGAAAAAAGGCGGCCAGGTGGGCAAGCGTCTCGACTTCATGATGCAGGAGCTGAACCGCGAAGCCAACACGCTGGGCGCCAAGGCCTCCGTCAAGGAGCTGGCGGACGCGTCGATGGAACTGAAGCTGCTGATCGAGCAGATGCGCGAGCAGGTCCAGAACCTCGAGTAA
- a CDS encoding alpha/beta hydrolase family protein: protein MTAPAPQPLTIPAADGYPLGVIRYPAHGAEKARVIVAAATGVPQGFYRRFAEFAAARGYTITTFDYRGIGQSKPATLAGFDGDFLDWSRLDLSAVVDATAQPGVPLLLVGHSYGGHAFGLLPNHAKVDGMYVFGTGAGWHGWMPPLERLKVLFMWRIAGPLLTKKHGYLAWSRLGMGEDIPLGVYRQWRYWCRFPRYFFDDPEMGAVADGFAAVRAPIVAVNATDDLWAPPASRDAFMAGYRNAPWRGIDIDTGRAGLGKVGHMGYFRPHAQPLWSGTLDWFEGLPGKVA, encoded by the coding sequence ATGACCGCACCAGCACCCCAGCCATTGACGATTCCGGCGGCGGACGGCTACCCGCTCGGCGTCATCCGCTATCCGGCCCACGGCGCGGAAAAGGCGCGCGTCATCGTGGCCGCCGCCACCGGCGTGCCGCAGGGCTTTTATCGCCGCTTTGCCGAATTCGCGGCCGCGCGCGGCTATACCATCACCACGTTCGACTATCGCGGCATCGGCCAGTCGAAGCCGGCGACGCTGGCAGGCTTCGACGGCGACTTCCTCGACTGGTCGCGGCTGGACCTGTCCGCCGTCGTCGATGCGACCGCGCAGCCGGGCGTGCCGCTGCTGCTGGTGGGGCACTCGTACGGTGGCCACGCGTTCGGCCTACTGCCCAATCATGCGAAAGTCGACGGCATGTACGTGTTCGGCACCGGCGCCGGCTGGCACGGCTGGATGCCGCCGCTCGAGCGGTTGAAGGTGCTGTTCATGTGGCGCATCGCCGGCCCGCTGCTGACAAAAAAACACGGCTACCTGGCATGGAGCCGGCTGGGCATGGGCGAGGACATTCCGCTGGGCGTCTACCGGCAGTGGCGCTACTGGTGCCGCTTCCCGCGCTACTTCTTCGACGACCCGGAAATGGGCGCCGTCGCCGATGGCTTTGCCGCCGTGCGTGCGCCGATCGTCGCCGTCAACGCCACCGACGACCTGTGGGCGCCACCGGCGTCGCGCGACGCGTTCATGGCCGGCTACCGCAACGCGCCATGGCGCGGCATCGACATCGACACCGGCCGCGCCGGTCTCGGCAAGGTAGGGCACATGGGATATTTCCGTCCGCACGCGCAGCCGCTGTGGAGCGGTACGCTGGACTGGTTCGAAGGACTGCCGGGCAAAGTTGCCTGA
- the gmk gene encoding guanylate kinase, protein MSQHFSGSLFMVAAPSGAGKSTLVNALLAQEPTIKLSISTTTRPPRPGEEHGREYFFTTAEDFVKRAAAGEFLEWAEVHGNYYGTSRIFVEEQMRAGTDILLEIDWQGARQVKKQFPQAAGIFILPPSIAALEERLHKRGQDEPHVITRRLLAAGGEIAHAPEFEYAIINEEFAVALSELSAIVRSARCRFAQQAARNASLFAQLGIHAEHAD, encoded by the coding sequence ATGAGCCAACACTTCTCCGGCAGCCTGTTCATGGTTGCGGCGCCGTCCGGCGCGGGCAAGTCCACCCTGGTCAATGCCCTGCTGGCGCAGGAACCCACCATCAAACTGTCGATTTCGACGACCACGCGGCCGCCCCGTCCGGGCGAAGAGCACGGTCGCGAGTATTTCTTCACGACGGCCGAGGATTTCGTCAAGCGCGCTGCCGCGGGGGAATTCCTGGAATGGGCCGAAGTGCACGGCAATTACTACGGCACGTCGCGCATTTTCGTGGAAGAGCAGATGCGCGCCGGCACCGATATCCTGCTGGAGATCGACTGGCAGGGCGCGCGCCAGGTGAAGAAGCAGTTCCCGCAGGCGGCCGGCATCTTCATCCTGCCGCCGTCCATTGCCGCGCTGGAAGAACGGCTGCACAAGCGCGGCCAGGACGAACCGCACGTGATCACGCGCCGCCTGCTGGCCGCGGGGGGCGAAATCGCGCACGCCCCGGAGTTCGAATATGCTATTATCAATGAAGAGTTTGCGGTCGCCTTATCCGAACTGAGCGCGATCGTTCGGTCGGCCCGTTGCCGGTTTGCGCAACAGGCGGCCCGCAATGCATCGTTGTTTGCCCAGCTGGGTATCCATGCCGAACACGCCGACTAG
- the rpoZ gene encoding DNA-directed RNA polymerase subunit omega gives MARITIEDCLQNVPNRFQLTLAATYRARQLLQGHTPKVEAKDKPTVLALREIAAGKVGLEMLKKVPM, from the coding sequence ATGGCCCGTATCACCATCGAAGATTGCCTGCAGAATGTGCCGAACCGCTTCCAGCTGACGCTGGCCGCAACGTACCGCGCCCGCCAGCTGCTGCAGGGCCATACGCCGAAGGTCGAAGCCAAGGACAAGCCGACCGTGCTGGCCCTGCGCGAAATCGCTGCCGGCAAGGTTGGCCTGGAAATGCTGAAAAAGGTCCCAATGTAA
- a CDS encoding RelA/SpoT family protein — MNLTSAESDIVSGNNAAERPATRARRPARARPDGEGPPVISTSPLAAPLTPAGVATITHLTEKLAEYMAEADLKKVKEAYRFSDEMHLGQVRKSGEPYISHPIAVAEICADWKLDAQAIMAALLHDVMEDQDVKKEELIERFGAPVAHLVDGLSKLEKIEFQSQIEAQAENFRKMLLAMASDVRVILIKLADRLHNMRTLDVMAPAKKQRIAGETMEVYVPIAHRLGLNNIYRELQDLAFSHLYPMRYTVLAKAVRAARGNRREVVGKILDSVKNTLSMAGIEAEVYGREKTLYGIYKKMRSKHLTFSQVLDVYGFRVVVDSFPNCYVALGTLHSLYKPMPGKFKDYIAIRKLNGYQSLHTTLIGPYGTPVEFQIRTQEMHRTAESGVAAHWLYKNSDANMTDMQQRTHAWLQSLLDIQQQTGDSAEFLEHVKVDLFPDSVYVFTPKSKIIAMPRGATPIDFAYAIHTGIGDHTVSVTINGEPAPLRTELRNGDIVEVVTDPDSRPSPSWLSFVRTGKARSAIRHHLRTINLPESINLGRQLLRQAMAAISLSPDLPESLIERLLNESSAKSLDELYADIGIGKRMAALVARHIFGLLGGESASVPVDHNSASDLDPVTIYGSEGVSVQLAACCLPIPGDQIVGQLRRDQGLQVHTNDCTVAKRQRQKEPDRWIAVKWGTELNRRFDSRIRLLINNEKGILARVAAEIGESDGNITFVGMDEDKEHVLHQLRFTIQVKDRVHLAGLLRNVRKVSGVNRVARERA; from the coding sequence ATGAACCTGACCTCCGCCGAGTCCGACATCGTATCCGGCAACAACGCCGCTGAACGGCCCGCCACGCGGGCCCGGCGTCCGGCCCGCGCACGGCCGGACGGCGAAGGTCCTCCCGTCATCTCCACGTCTCCCCTTGCCGCGCCATTGACCCCGGCAGGCGTCGCCACGATCACCCATCTGACGGAAAAGCTCGCCGAATACATGGCGGAGGCCGACCTGAAAAAGGTCAAGGAAGCCTATCGCTTCTCCGACGAGATGCACCTGGGCCAGGTGCGCAAATCGGGCGAGCCATATATCTCGCATCCGATCGCCGTTGCCGAAATCTGCGCGGACTGGAAGCTCGATGCGCAGGCCATCATGGCCGCGCTGCTGCACGACGTGATGGAAGACCAGGACGTCAAGAAGGAAGAACTGATCGAACGGTTCGGCGCGCCCGTCGCCCATCTGGTGGACGGCCTGTCGAAGCTGGAGAAGATCGAGTTCCAGAGCCAGATCGAGGCGCAGGCGGAAAACTTCCGCAAGATGCTGCTGGCGATGGCGTCGGACGTGCGCGTCATCCTCATCAAGCTGGCCGACCGGCTGCACAATATGCGCACGCTGGACGTGATGGCGCCGGCCAAGAAGCAGCGCATCGCCGGCGAGACGATGGAAGTGTACGTGCCCATCGCCCACCGTCTGGGCCTGAACAATATCTACCGCGAGCTGCAGGACCTGGCGTTCTCGCACCTGTACCCGATGCGCTATACGGTGCTGGCGAAAGCCGTGCGGGCGGCGCGCGGCAACCGGCGCGAAGTCGTCGGCAAGATTCTCGACTCCGTCAAGAACACGCTGTCGATGGCCGGCATCGAAGCGGAGGTGTACGGGCGCGAAAAGACGCTGTACGGCATCTACAAGAAGATGCGCTCGAAGCACCTGACGTTCTCGCAGGTGCTGGACGTGTACGGCTTCCGCGTCGTCGTCGACAGCTTCCCGAACTGCTACGTGGCGCTGGGCACCCTGCACTCGCTGTACAAGCCGATGCCGGGCAAGTTCAAGGACTATATCGCCATCCGCAAGCTGAATGGCTACCAGTCGCTGCACACCACGCTGATCGGTCCCTACGGCACGCCGGTGGAGTTCCAGATCCGCACGCAGGAAATGCACCGCACCGCCGAATCGGGCGTGGCGGCGCACTGGCTGTACAAGAACAGCGACGCCAACATGACGGACATGCAGCAGCGCACCCATGCGTGGCTGCAGTCGCTGCTCGACATCCAGCAGCAGACGGGCGACTCGGCCGAGTTCCTGGAACACGTCAAGGTCGACCTGTTCCCCGACTCCGTCTACGTGTTCACGCCGAAGTCGAAGATTATCGCCATGCCGCGCGGCGCCACCCCGATCGATTTCGCGTATGCGATCCATACCGGCATTGGTGACCACACGGTTTCCGTGACGATCAACGGCGAGCCGGCGCCGCTGCGCACGGAGCTGCGCAATGGCGACATCGTCGAAGTGGTGACGGACCCGGATTCGCGCCCGAGCCCGAGCTGGCTGAGTTTCGTCCGCACGGGCAAGGCGCGTTCCGCCATCCGCCATCACCTGCGCACCATCAACCTGCCCGAGTCCATCAACCTGGGCCGCCAGCTGCTGCGCCAGGCGATGGCCGCGATCAGCCTGTCGCCGGACCTTCCCGAGTCGCTGATCGAGCGGCTGCTGAACGAGTCGTCGGCGAAGTCGCTGGACGAGCTGTACGCCGACATCGGGATCGGCAAGCGCATGGCGGCGCTGGTCGCGCGGCACATCTTCGGCCTGCTGGGCGGCGAGTCGGCCAGCGTGCCGGTGGATCACAACAGCGCGTCCGACCTGGACCCCGTCACGATCTACGGCAGCGAAGGCGTCTCCGTCCAGCTTGCCGCCTGCTGCCTGCCGATCCCGGGCGACCAGATCGTCGGCCAGCTGCGCCGCGACCAGGGTCTGCAAGTCCACACCAACGACTGCACGGTGGCCAAGCGCCAGCGCCAGAAGGAACCGGACCGCTGGATCGCCGTCAAGTGGGGCACGGAACTGAACCGCCGCTTCGACAGCCGCATTCGCCTCCTGATCAACAACGAAAAAGGCATCCTTGCGCGTGTAGCGGCCGAGATCGGCGAATCGGACGGCAACATCACGTTTGTCGGCATGGACGAGGACAAGGAACACGTCCTGCACCAGCTGCGCTTCACCATCCAGGTGAAGGACCGCGTGCACCTGGCCGGCCTGCTGCGCAATGTGCGCAAGGTCAGCGGCGTGAATCGCGTGGCCCGAGAGCGAGCGTAA
- a CDS encoding transposase produces the protein MPRRARLLLPGMPLHIVQRGHNRQPCFHTESDYLVYLERLREHACTSGCSVHAYVLMTNHVHILASFADITAAPRMVRLLGQQYGLYLNRRLGRTGTTWEGRYWSCPVPTEHYLLNCQRYIEANPIRAGMADRLDQYRWSSYRGNAGLADDSLLDRHELYLQLGRTDQDRQLHYRQLSACNLSDFELNNIREALKEASVAGLPRRRPGRPRKSEVQ, from the coding sequence ATGCCGCGCCGTGCTCGTCTTCTTTTGCCGGGAATGCCACTTCATATCGTACAGCGCGGTCATAACAGACAGCCGTGCTTCCATACGGAGTCTGATTACCTGGTCTATCTGGAGCGATTGCGGGAGCACGCCTGTACAAGCGGATGTTCGGTTCACGCGTATGTGCTGATGACCAATCACGTCCATATTCTTGCCTCCTTCGCGGACATTACGGCCGCACCTCGCATGGTCAGGCTGTTGGGGCAGCAGTACGGCTTGTATCTGAACAGGCGGCTCGGCCGTACCGGAACCACGTGGGAAGGTCGGTACTGGTCTTGTCCCGTACCGACGGAGCACTACCTGCTGAATTGCCAGCGGTATATCGAGGCGAACCCAATCCGCGCGGGCATGGCGGACCGCCTCGATCAATATCGATGGTCCAGCTATCGTGGGAACGCGGGCCTCGCAGACGACTCCCTGTTAGATAGACATGAGCTATATCTTCAGCTGGGGAGAACGGATCAGGATCGGCAGCTGCACTACCGGCAACTCAGCGCTTGCAACCTCAGCGACTTCGAACTGAACAACATACGTGAAGCACTGAAAGAAGCTTCTGTTGCCGGGTTACCTCGTCGCCGGCCGGGCAGGCCCCGAAAATCGGAGGTGCAATGA
- a CDS encoding sensor histidine kinase produces MSTAPSCHDALWHVARSELYVIDPATLGIRAANPAACRNTRYSADQLTALRLVDIAPQLAQDDLDGGGADGKPVSTHFARADGSRYPVTLHLVRIRHDDAPALLACVDDDSTAMALARVQSRFDAIVSHTPGLVYQFRLDADGNASFPYVSEGCQALLGLPPAELAAQPERFLELVLPEDRQSYLDAMLSSAGTLWGWNWEGRIWIDAWKDVKWINLRATPHSLPNGAVQWEGIMTNITESKLEGLEVRASRARLAELTAHIEKVKEQERTRIAREIHDDLGGNLTAIKMALAMLSARLPDGDQALHDKAAYVDELADRTIDAVHRITLDLRPSILDFGLVAALDWQVKEFSAQAGIACAFQSDAGEVQLDADQATALFRIVQEALTNIAKHAGATRVTVRLQCGREHVGLNISDNGRGIAPADRSKPASFGLRGMAERARALGGTLHVTPAEGGGTVVAIKIRRQGYNSAP; encoded by the coding sequence ATGAGCACAGCCCCTTCCTGTCACGACGCGCTCTGGCACGTCGCCCGCTCCGAGCTGTATGTGATCGATCCCGCCACCCTGGGCATCCGCGCCGCCAACCCCGCCGCCTGCCGCAATACCCGCTACAGCGCCGACCAGCTGACGGCCTTGCGCCTGGTCGATATCGCTCCGCAGCTGGCCCAGGACGACCTCGACGGCGGCGGTGCCGACGGCAAGCCCGTCAGCACTCACTTCGCCCGCGCCGACGGCAGCCGCTACCCCGTGACCTTGCACCTGGTCCGCATCCGCCACGACGATGCCCCTGCCCTGCTTGCCTGCGTCGACGACGACAGCACCGCCATGGCGCTTGCGCGGGTACAGTCGCGCTTTGACGCGATCGTTTCCCACACGCCCGGGCTGGTCTACCAGTTCCGGCTCGACGCAGACGGCAACGCCAGCTTCCCGTACGTCAGCGAAGGATGCCAGGCGCTGCTGGGGCTGCCGCCGGCCGAGCTGGCCGCGCAGCCCGAGCGCTTCCTCGAACTGGTCCTGCCCGAGGACCGCCAGTCCTACCTGGACGCCATGCTGTCCTCGGCCGGCACGCTGTGGGGCTGGAACTGGGAGGGCCGCATCTGGATCGACGCCTGGAAAGACGTCAAATGGATCAACCTGCGCGCGACCCCGCACAGCCTGCCGAACGGCGCCGTGCAGTGGGAAGGCATCATGACCAATATCACCGAGAGCAAGCTGGAGGGACTGGAAGTGCGTGCCAGCCGCGCCCGCCTGGCTGAGCTGACGGCGCACATCGAGAAGGTCAAGGAGCAGGAGCGCACCCGCATTGCCCGCGAAATCCACGACGACCTGGGCGGCAACCTGACAGCCATCAAGATGGCGCTGGCGATGCTGTCGGCGCGTCTCCCGGACGGCGACCAGGCCCTGCACGACAAGGCGGCCTATGTCGACGAGCTGGCCGACCGCACCATCGACGCCGTCCACCGCATCACGCTCGACCTGCGGCCGTCCATCCTCGATTTCGGCCTGGTCGCCGCGCTGGACTGGCAGGTCAAGGAGTTCTCCGCCCAGGCCGGCATCGCCTGCGCTTTTCAGTCCGATGCAGGGGAAGTGCAGCTCGACGCCGATCAGGCCACAGCCCTGTTCCGCATCGTCCAGGAGGCACTCACCAATATCGCCAAGCATGCCGGGGCGACGCGCGTGACGGTGCGGCTGCAATGCGGCCGGGAACACGTCGGCTTGAACATTTCGGACAACGGCCGCGGCATCGCTCCCGCGGACCGCAGCAAGCCGGCCTCGTTCGGCCTGCGCGGCATGGCCGAACGGGCCCGCGCGCTGGGCGGCACGCTGCACGTCACGCCGGCGGAAGGCGGCGGTACCGTCGTTGCCATTAAAATCCGCCGCCAGGGCTACAATAGCGCACCATGA
- a CDS encoding response regulator, giving the protein MNQKALIKVFIADDHAIVREGLKQILADTKDIVVSGEAENGSDALRLFRKSGCHVVLLDISMPDRSGIEVLKQIRKEKPELAILMLSMHREDQYAIRSLKAGAAGYLTKQSAPKELVNAIRQVASGLKYISPALAQELANHVGDEHQAAPHETLSDREYQTLTMIASGKTVGVIAEELSLSVKTVSEYRARLLVKMKLKNSAELTHYAIRNGLLD; this is encoded by the coding sequence ATGAACCAGAAAGCCCTTATCAAGGTCTTTATCGCGGACGACCATGCAATCGTGCGCGAGGGGCTGAAACAGATCCTGGCCGATACCAAGGACATTGTCGTCTCCGGCGAAGCCGAGAACGGCAGCGATGCATTACGCCTGTTCCGCAAGTCCGGCTGTCACGTCGTTCTGCTGGACATCTCCATGCCCGACCGCAGCGGCATCGAAGTGCTCAAGCAGATCAGGAAGGAAAAGCCCGAGCTGGCGATCCTGATGCTGTCGATGCACCGCGAGGACCAGTACGCCATCCGTTCGCTGAAAGCGGGTGCGGCCGGGTATCTGACGAAACAAAGTGCACCAAAAGAGCTGGTAAATGCCATTCGGCAAGTCGCAAGCGGGTTAAAATATATCAGTCCCGCATTGGCCCAGGAGCTGGCCAACCACGTGGGCGACGAGCACCAGGCTGCACCGCATGAAACATTGTCGGATCGCGAATACCAGACGCTGACGATGATCGCCTCCGGCAAGACGGTGGGCGTCATCGCCGAAGAGCTGTCGCTGTCGGTGAAGACCGTCAGCGAGTATCGCGCCCGCCTGCTCGTCAAGATGAAGCTCAAGAACAGCGCGGAACTGACGCACTACGCCATCAGGAATGGCTTGCTCGACTGA